Part of the Kamptonema formosum PCC 6407 genome, AAAATATTGCTAGTAGCAGCCACGATAAAACGATTAGACTTTGGCAAGTTAATAATGGTCAAGAAATTCGCAGATTTCTAGGTCATACTAATGCAGTTTACTCTGTAGCTTTTAGCCTTGATGGAGAGTTAATTGCAAGTAGTAGTTGGGATAGAAGTGTCAAGATTTGGCGGGTGAAAGACGGTCAAGAAATTCGCACTTTAATGGGTCATACTAATTTAGTTTACTCTGTGGCTTTTAGTCCCGATGGACAACTTATTGCTAGTAGCAGTTGGGATAAAACTATTAAAGTTTGGCAAGTAAAAGACGGGAAGCTGATTAGCACTATTACCATTCATAAAGATTGCGTGCGCTGCGTGGCTTTTAGTCCCAATGGCGAGTTTTTTGCTAGTGGTAGCCACGATAATACTATTAAGCTTTGGTGGGTAAAAGATTGGCAAGAAGTTTTGACAATTGGTGGGCATTCCTGGTATATTGATTCTATTGCTTTTAACCCCGATGGAGAATTTTTAGCGAGTAGTAGTAATCAAGTTATCAAGATTTGGCGGGTAAAAGATGGTCAAGAAGTTTGTAATTTAACTGGCCATGCTAATTCAGTTTATTCTGTAGCTTTTAGTCCTGATGGGGAATATCTAGCCAGTGGGAGTAGTGATAAGACGATTAAGCTTTGGCAGTGCGATTGATAGGATGGTAGAAGTAATTTAATTGTCTTTCTCTAATTTTTGCCGTAACTCTCGAATTACAGCACTTGTACTGCGATCGCGCAACATTTGCCAGCATTCCGCCACAATTTCTGATACATTAAAATTTTGGAAATAACGGCTGGTTAAACTTTCGCTGTATCGGTCATCTTGCAAGGAGTAAATTATTAACCTATTCTTTTTAAATAGCCACACTTCCGGGATTTGATAAGGCAAATAATCATCTACATCGGTATAGCTACTTACATCGACTTCGATTACCAAATCCGGCGGCGGTTCAACACCCCAACCAATTCTATCTTTGCCAACTATTGCCGCGCAATTATCAATATAAAAACAATAGTCTGGTTCAATCCCTCTTACCTCCGGCAAATCTATCGTAATTGGGGTAAATGCTTCATAATCTACCCCTAAGTAATCTAGTAAAACCTTGACGACATCAGCAATAATATTTGCTTGTTTTCCATGTATGGGTAAAGGGGACATTAATAAAATTTCTCCTGGTCGATATTTAATGCGTGGAATTTGACGATCTCCCAATTGTTGTACGAGTGTTTGGTAAAATTGCCAGTTTCCCGGCAATTTTATAACTGTTCCGGGGGGCAAGTGTATTTTTTCTGGTGTGACAACTGCAAACATAAAATTTATACCTCCTAACTGATTATATGCCTTCAATTTCATTTTTGAAACTTTATTCTATACAGCTTCATATTAAATTGGTATCAGGTTTAACAGGTAAAGCAATTATAAACTCTGTCCCTGTTCCCACTTCCGACCAAAAATTAATTGTACCCCCATGTTTATCTACTATAATATTGCGACTAATTGCCAAACCCAACCCAGTTCCCACGCCTCTAGGTTTGGTCGTGAAAAAAGTTTGAAACATTTTCTCTTGAGTAACTGCTGCAATACCTGTACCATTATCCGCAATCTTCACCAGTACAAAATCTAGATCCATAGATTCTGTAGTGATAGTAATTGTAGGCAAAAAGCTATTTTTCTGGAGATTTTCTTGTGAATTTTGGATTTTATTGACATTTTCACCTAAGTTATATTCCCCTCTTTCTTCGGCTTCTTCTAAAGCATCAAGAGCGTTACTTAGGAGATTCATAAATACCTGATAAAGTAAACCCATGTACCCTTCAATATTAGGAATATCGCCATAATTCCGAATAACTTTAATCCCTTTTTTAACCCGGTTGTTAAGAATGAGCAGTGTACTTTCAATACAAGCATGAATATCAACAGGGTGAGGCATCGCCTGATCTAGGCGAGAAAAGTCCTTGAGACTTAAGATAATAGCCGTTGCTCGTTCTGTACCTACTTTCATCGACTGTAAGATTTTGGGCAAATCTTCTTTCAAAAAATCGATATCAATTCTTTCAGCCTGCTCTGTGAGTGCTTGAGATGGTTTAGGAATTTCTGCTTCGTAGGTTGCTAGCAGTGAGAAAAGGTCATCAATATAATCTTTAGCCGGATCTATATTACCATAGATAAAGTTAATAGGATTATTAACTTCGTGAGCCACACCCGCCAACATTCGCCCCAAACTCGCCATTTTTTCGCTCTGAAGCAATTGGGATTCTTTTTCAGCTTGTAATTCTGCTAAAAGATGTTTTACCTTAAGAATTAATTGATTAAGCGAAATTGTCAAAACTCCCAATTCATCTTCTGACGTAACAGGTGCTTGCAAGTCGAAATTAGACTCTTCAGTTACCCTTTGAGCAATTTTAGTTACTGCTTTCAGGGGACGTGCGATCGCGTAGCTAGTGTAGTTAGCTAACAGCACTGCCATCAGAACTGATAGTATCATACTGTAAGTAAGTATCTGCGATCGCAGCATTTCTGCCTCAACTGAAGCCGCCTGTACTACATCTTCTTGTTTGTCAGCAACCTCAATAAGTGCTGCTAAATCATCGGCCAGATTATCTAGCTCAAATCCGATTTTATCCTTAGTGAAATCCGATAGCAATTTCTCAGCTTTAGCTACCCCAGCCTTGCTCTTTTTCAAAACTGCAATTTGCTCGAGAATTATCTCTAGTTTTTGGATATAAACTTCTAGCGATTGCTCGTAAGTTTGCATAAAAGGCTTGACTCCTTCTACCTGTGCTATATCTACCTCAGATTGAAGTTCAGATAACAGATTTTTCAAGGTGTCAGTATATTGTTTTAGCTGCTTATATTTTTGAGCTAACAATTCTGGCTGCTGTAGCCAATAAACAAGGCGCTGCTGGTAAATTTGCGTCCGCAGCAAAGCTGTTTGTAAATCTCCTAAGCGGCGACTTTCCAAATCGATATCTACTTCCTGTGCCGCTTTATGATAATAATAATTGCTTAATGTCAGCCCCGTTATTATTCCTCCAACAGCAACGCCAATAGCAACTGTATAGCCGCCACGAATCTTGCTGCGGATACTGAGGTTGCTAAACCTCTGTGCAAGCTTTTCTAAGAGACTACCTGAAACGCCTAGATGACGGCACGAAGTCGGCTGAGGCTCTATTAAAGTAGGAACAGCATTTGGGAAAGATTTTTTGGGATTTTCAGGCTTCATAGGAGCAAAGCTGCGATCTATTTAGCTTCAGAATTAGCTTTTGAAGGGACATTGAGCTTGGTTAGTGTAGAGAAATAGGGAATTATACCTGAGTCTGGTAAAAGGCGCTTGCACCCCGATAGACCGAGAGTTCAGTTTTGTGGCTGGAGGAGTTATCTACGGACTTTCACCGTAATTCACTCTTCAACGAATCGCACTTAGAATTACTGTGTATCTGTCAGCCTATCTCCACTCTTACAGCAAGGTATTCGCTTCTGATACCATCCCTCCTTTAATCACTATTCATTTAGTATAGTTCAAATTTCTTTTGCTGTAACCATATCTAGGGCAGATATTGCCCGTCTTTGACAGATCCCCACCAATCCCACCGAATATTATCAGAAAAACGGTGACTTTAGCGCGACATTTGGTCGCGTTAGAGATATTTTTGCGTAAGTCATGTCACCCTTATAAAAAAGGAGCAGGTGTAACCAACAGAGTAATATTATCAATACCAATAACGTAAACAATATCACCTGTTTCTAAGGTAATTTCTTGGTCGCACCGAGCAGGCCACCAGCTACTTTGGAAATAGACTCGACCTGTTCGGCGAGCATAAATCGGTTCATCAACAATCGCTTCTTCATTGAAATCGTGGTTAACTACCTTTTGGCAGGAGAAGGATGTGCCAGTGGTTTTGATACGGAAAAGGTTGGCTAGGTTAAACATTAGTGGATGACTCCTGAGCAGTTCTATAAAGCTATCTGGGGTGAGGGGCTGTTTTTATGCAGATTGAGGAGTGCGATGCCTACGGCTGGCTACATCTACACATTTCTTAACGCACTACATTAGAATTTTGTAAGTTCGGGATTGTCAGAACCTATACGCTGAGTATCAGAAATATTGTTCAAGAGTAGGGTTCATCTTTCTAATGTCTATTGCGTACAGCAAGTTTTACCGTCTGGGCTATCACATACCTTACAACTAGCGTATTTGTTATGTTCCCGATCAATTTTCGTTAAAGATACTGGCATCCTGAAGGTAGATTTAATCGCCGCGATTAGCATCAACAGCAATACAATTGAAATAGCAAGTTTCATGCTCGTTTCCCCGATAAATTCAGTAATAGAAAAGCCAGTTAGCGCTAACTTTTTTCTTGATACTGTATATTTTTTCAGGTAATTATCAAGCGATAAAGTTGAAATAATAGGTAATATTTCCAACTTGAAACATCTAGTATTCCTAAAATAAACAGGAAAAAGTCAGGTTTAGTTAGGTGGCTTGCCAAAAAAGTAGGGAAAAGTCAGGATTGCTCTCAAGCTCTAGTCTGAGATTAACCATTGATATATGATATGTAAGTAGTGAAACTGGGAAAGACGATGAATTCAGAATCACAATTCACCTGGGATGAAGCGCTAAAAGTTGCCGATGCAGCCGTATATGAAAAAACTGGCAACCACCTTAGTGATATCGAGGTCAAAGTGCTGCGGGGTGCTTGGGATAGTGACAGTTACGAGCAAATCGCCGAAAAATTTGGTTATTCTGTAAACTACATCAGAGCTGATGTGGGTAGTAAATTATGGGAAAAACTTTCTAATGCGTTAGCAGAAGAGGTAACAAAAAAGAAATTTCAAGAAGCCTTAAAGAGAGAATCAGAACGGCGAAAGCACGCACCTAACTCACCACTTCCATTAGAAGAACCCCTAGAATATCCAGATGGTCAAGTACCTCTAAACTCAAGATTTTATGTTGAGCGTCAACCCATCGAATATGACTGCTATAAAGAGGTTTTAAAAGCCGGTTCCCTAATTCGGATTAAAGCCCCGAATCAAATGGGGAAAACATCTTTAATGGTAAGAATTTTAGCTCATGCTGAGAGATATAGCTATCGAACTGTGCGATTAAATTTACAACAAGCAGAAGCTACTGTTTTTACTAACTTAGATAAACTTTTGCGGTGGCTTTGTGCCAATATTAGTCGGCAATTAGGGCTACAACCAATGCTAGATGATTATTGGGATGAAGAAATTGGGAGTAAAATTAGCTGCACTACATATTTCCAAGCTCATTTGTTACAAAAAATAGATAGTCCCTTAGTTGTAGCTTTCGATGAAGTCGATCGAGTTTTTCATTATCCCGATATTGCCGGGGATTTTTTGCCACTATTGCGAGAGTTTCACGAAGAAGCTAATAATCTGGAAATATGGCGGCGGTTACGATTAGTAGTAACGCACTCGACAGAAGTTTATATCCCATTAAATATCAATCGTTCACCTTTTAATGTCGGGCTACCTATTAAGTTACCAGAATTTACAGAAAAGCAAGTAGAGGATTTAGCAAAAATTCACAAACTTGAGTTAAAAAGCGAGGAAATTAAACAATTAATGGCGATAGTTGGCGGACATCCTTTTTTAGTAAGACTAGCTTTTTATCACCTGCAACGTCAGGATCTAACTTTAGAAAAGTTGCTGTCTGAAGCTGCTACCCAAGCAGGAATTTATAGCGATCATTTGCGACGACACTTAGGATATTTTCAAAAGCAGCCGGAATTGATAGCGGCGATGAAAAGAGTTGTAGAATCAGACAAAAGTGTACAGTTAGAGTCAAGGCAAGCCTATAAATTAGAGAGTATGGGGCTAGTGAAATTGAAGGGAGATGAGGTGATGTCAAGTTGTGAATTGTATCGTCGATATTTTTGCGATCGCTTGTAATACTAAAGCTATTTTACTCG contains:
- a CDS encoding NfeD family protein yields the protein MFNLANLFRIKTTGTSFSCQKVVNHDFNEEAIVDEPIYARRTGRVYFQSSWWPARCDQEITLETGDIVYVIGIDNITLLVTPAPFL
- a CDS encoding Uma2 family endonuclease, which produces MFAVVTPEKIHLPPGTVIKLPGNWQFYQTLVQQLGDRQIPRIKYRPGEILLMSPLPIHGKQANIIADVVKVLLDYLGVDYEAFTPITIDLPEVRGIEPDYCFYIDNCAAIVGKDRIGWGVEPPPDLVIEVDVSSYTDVDDYLPYQIPEVWLFKKNRLIIYSLQDDRYSESLTSRYFQNFNVSEIVAECWQMLRDRSTSAVIRELRQKLEKDN
- a CDS encoding AAA-like domain-containing protein, coding for MNSESQFTWDEALKVADAAVYEKTGNHLSDIEVKVLRGAWDSDSYEQIAEKFGYSVNYIRADVGSKLWEKLSNALAEEVTKKKFQEALKRESERRKHAPNSPLPLEEPLEYPDGQVPLNSRFYVERQPIEYDCYKEVLKAGSLIRIKAPNQMGKTSLMVRILAHAERYSYRTVRLNLQQAEATVFTNLDKLLRWLCANISRQLGLQPMLDDYWDEEIGSKISCTTYFQAHLLQKIDSPLVVAFDEVDRVFHYPDIAGDFLPLLREFHEEANNLEIWRRLRLVVTHSTEVYIPLNINRSPFNVGLPIKLPEFTEKQVEDLAKIHKLELKSEEIKQLMAIVGGHPFLVRLAFYHLQRQDLTLEKLLSEAATQAGIYSDHLRRHLGYFQKQPELIAAMKRVVESDKSVQLESRQAYKLESMGLVKLKGDEVMSSCELYRRYFCDRL
- a CDS encoding HAMP domain-containing sensor histidine kinase, which produces MKPENPKKSFPNAVPTLIEPQPTSCRHLGVSGSLLEKLAQRFSNLSIRSKIRGGYTVAIGVAVGGIITGLTLSNYYYHKAAQEVDIDLESRRLGDLQTALLRTQIYQQRLVYWLQQPELLAQKYKQLKQYTDTLKNLLSELQSEVDIAQVEGVKPFMQTYEQSLEVYIQKLEIILEQIAVLKKSKAGVAKAEKLLSDFTKDKIGFELDNLADDLAALIEVADKQEDVVQAASVEAEMLRSQILTYSMILSVLMAVLLANYTSYAIARPLKAVTKIAQRVTEESNFDLQAPVTSEDELGVLTISLNQLILKVKHLLAELQAEKESQLLQSEKMASLGRMLAGVAHEVNNPINFIYGNIDPAKDYIDDLFSLLATYEAEIPKPSQALTEQAERIDIDFLKEDLPKILQSMKVGTERATAIILSLKDFSRLDQAMPHPVDIHACIESTLLILNNRVKKGIKVIRNYGDIPNIEGYMGLLYQVFMNLLSNALDALEEAEERGEYNLGENVNKIQNSQENLQKNSFLPTITITTESMDLDFVLVKIADNGTGIAAVTQEKMFQTFFTTKPRGVGTGLGLAISRNIIVDKHGGTINFWSEVGTGTEFIIALPVKPDTNLI